Genomic window (Syntrophales bacterium):
TTGCCGCCCGAGGTGATGATGAGATCCTTGATCCGGCCGGTTATCTTGAGATACCCATCGGAGTCGATCGAACCGATATCGCCGGTGCGGAAAAACCCGTCGTCCGTGAAGGCGGCTTTCGTGGCGGCCTCGTTTTTGTAGTATCCCTTCATGACCTGGGGGCCCTTGATGATGATTTCCCCGTCCGCAGCGATCTTGATGATCGTGTCCTGCAACGCGGGGCCGACCGTTCCCGGTTTTATATGTTTTGGCATGTTTCCGTTGGTAACCGGGGCTGTCTCGGTGAGGCCGAATCCTTCCAGCACCTTGATCCCCATTCCCAGAAAGAATTCCGCGTCGGACACGGACAATGGTCCGCCGCCGGAAACGGCCGCTTCGAGCCGGTCCATTCCCAGGGCAACGCGAAGCTTGCTGAAGATGATCTTGTCGGCAATGTTGTACTTGATGGCAAACAGGCCGGTGCGGGGCTTGTTTTCGCAGACATAAGGCAGATTCTCTTTGGCGATGCCCATTGCCCAGTTGAAGAGGGCTTTCTTGATGGGGGAGGCGGAAGCTACCTTTGCGACTATTCCGGAGTGCACCTTTTCGTAAATGCGCGGCACGCTGACCAGGAACGTGGGCCTGATTTCCTGAAAGTTTTCCAGCAGTTTTTCCGTGCTTTCGGCGAAGGCGACCTTGTGCCCGCCGAGGAAAATCGGGCTATAGTAGCCGACGGTTCGCTCGAGGGAATGGGCGAGGGGTAGAAAAGAGAGAAAGGTGTGGCCGGGCCTCAAAAACTCGGGATCTACCGCCCGGAGCTGGTTTACATTGGCGACGAAATTGTGGTGGGTAAGCATGACGCCCTTGGGGGGGCCGGTCGTGCCGGAGGTATAGATGATCGTCGCCAGATCGTCGAAGCCGATGGGCGGTAGCCTTTTGTCAAAATCATCCTTTGCCGGGTAGCCCCTGCCTTCGCTATAGGCATCCTGCAGGGCGATGACGCCTTCGGGGAGGCTGGTTCCTTCCTCAAACAGGACAATCTCGTTCAGGGTCGGAAGCACTGGTTTGACCTTGAGGATCTTTTCCGCCTGCTCTCTGGTTCCGACAAAGCAGAGCCGGGCGTCGGAATTTTCGATAATGTACCGCGCCTCTTCCGCCGAATTGGTTGCGTAGATCGGGACGTTTACGGCGCCGACGGAGATAATGGCAAGATCCGCCACCCACCACTCATAACGGTTTGGCGAGAACAGCGCTACCTTGTCCCCGGGCTGGATGCCCCGGTTAATCAGAAACAACCCCAGAGCGCGCACCAATTCGTTAAGCTTCTTCCAGGAGAGTTCTTCCCATTTGCCCTTGTTCTTCCAGAGAATCAGGGTTTCGTCGCCGTATTGTTCAACGCGGTTCTGGAATACAGCGCCCATCGATGTTTCCTTGAACATTGTCATTGGCTTTCCTCCATGAAAATTTAAATGAATGGGCATTAAAACAAGGTCTTTGCTTTAATGATTTTTCCCCGACTGTTTTTTGCGAAACTGGTAAATCGCCATCCCGGTCAGGATCATCGCTATGCACAGGATTTGTCCCATGCTGAACGGGCCATACACAAAACCGAGTTGACTATCCGGTTCGCGGAAAAACTCTATAAAGAAGCGAATGAAGCCGTATCCTGCTATGTAACAGGCAACGATCGCGCCGGTAAAAGAAAATTTCTTGCGGATCGCCCAGAGGATGACGAAAAGGACAATCCCCTCGAAAAACGCCTCATAGAGCTGCGATGGATGGCGCAGCAGATGTCGCGGGTCAAGGGGGAAAAGCATCCCCCAGGGGACATCCGTCGGTCTTCCGTATAATTCGCCATTGATGAAATTGCCGATTCGTCCGAACGTGTAGCCGAGGGGAATCGCCGAGGCGAAAAGATCGGCAAAACGCCAGAATTCGATACCCCTTTTCCAACAGAAGATTATGCCGGCCAGCAGAACGGCGATGGCACCGCCGTGGTAGGACATCCCGCTTATTCCAATAAAACGAATCCCGCCCTCGAATTGAAAGGGGAGGATTATCTCCAGGGGGTGCTGGAGGTAA
Coding sequences:
- a CDS encoding long-chain fatty acid--CoA ligase — protein: MTMFKETSMGAVFQNRVEQYGDETLILWKNKGKWEELSWKKLNELVRALGLFLINRGIQPGDKVALFSPNRYEWWVADLAIISVGAVNVPIYATNSAEEARYIIENSDARLCFVGTREQAEKILKVKPVLPTLNEIVLFEEGTSLPEGVIALQDAYSEGRGYPAKDDFDKRLPPIGFDDLATIIYTSGTTGPPKGVMLTHHNFVANVNQLRAVDPEFLRPGHTFLSFLPLAHSLERTVGYYSPIFLGGHKVAFAESTEKLLENFQEIRPTFLVSVPRIYEKVHSGIVAKVASASPIKKALFNWAMGIAKENLPYVCENKPRTGLFAIKYNIADKIIFSKLRVALGMDRLEAAVSGGGPLSVSDAEFFLGMGIKVLEGFGLTETAPVTNGNMPKHIKPGTVGPALQDTIIKIAADGEIIIKGPQVMKGYYKNEAATKAAFTDDGFFRTGDIGSIDSDGYLKITGRIKDLIITSGGKNISPQNIENALAASPLIEQAVVIGDNRKYLSALIVPTFATLELWAGENNIAFANRAELISKPEVKSLYEKELAERMKDYARVEQIRKFTLLEAEWSQNTGELTPTLKMKRMAINQKYGPLIEAMYPPE
- the lgt gene encoding prolipoprotein diacylglyceryl transferase codes for the protein MENLIALWRDLPSHITPWLFQIGAFQLRWYSLMYLAAFLSVYLLIMRRIKVDGLPYTAELVQDFFTWAIFGVIVGGRLGYVLFYNLDYYLQHPLEIILPFQFEGGIRFIGISGMSYHGGAIAVLLAGIIFCWKRGIEFWRFADLFASAIPLGYTFGRIGNFINGELYGRPTDVPWGMLFPLDPRHLLRHPSQLYEAFFEGIVLFVILWAIRKKFSFTGAIVACYIAGYGFIRFFIEFFREPDSQLGFVYGPFSMGQILCIAMILTGMAIYQFRKKQSGKNH